The following proteins come from a genomic window of Andrena cerasifolii isolate SP2316 chromosome 6, iyAndCera1_principal, whole genome shotgun sequence:
- the LOC143370404 gene encoding forkhead box protein J1-B: MKTEVADIETPAGRASSTIRETMHSDEYGVEAELTSLSWLQSLDITSASNLPTPPCSPSPPPVMRQPRKKLSPLIKAELDLAENAEKYRTDPDAKPPFSYATIICLAMRANNNKVSLSNIYAWIRENFLFYKYADPAWQNSIRHNLSLNKCFVKLPRSKDEPGKGGFWKLDLERMEEGRKSKRRATISQRIRGSKKQTSAAKVVINSAQNNSAPSNSCLSTLYETPPSSVSPPIPDCLSEMPDSTQVSLSEDDLTGLLIATASWDENQLDLLDSLLDTL, translated from the exons ATGAAGACAGAAGTAGCGGATATTGAGACGCCAGCAGGCCGTGCTTCATCAACTATCAGAGAGACCATGCACAGCGACGAGTACGGTGTCGAAGCGGAGTTGACGAGTCTTTCATGGTTGCAATCGCTCGATATTACGAGTGCCTCTAATTTGCCAACACCACCCTGTTCTCCATCTCCACCGCCAGTGATGAGGCAGCCAAGGAAAAAGCTCTCACCTCTAATTAAAGCCGAATTAG ATCTGGCGGAAAATGCCGAGAAGTATCGAACCGATCCTGACGCAAAGCCGCCGTTTTCGTACGCTACTATCATATGCCTGGCGATGCGCGCGAACAATAACAAAGTGTCACTTTCGAATATATACGCATGGATACGTGAAAACTTTTTATTCTACAAATACGCCGATCCAGCATGGCAG AACTCAATACGACACAATCTGTCGCTGAACAAGTGTTTCGTGAAGCTGCCACGATCGAAGGACGAGCCCGGGAAGGGTGGTTTCTGGAAGTTAGATTTAGAACGAATGGAAGAGGGTAGGAAATCGAAGCGGCGCGCAACGATATCGCAACGAATTCGTGGATCAAAGAAGCAAACGTCCGCGGCGAAGGTGGTGATAAACAGCGCGCAGAATAATTCCGCGCCATCAAACAGCTGTCTGTCGACGCTGTACGAGACGCCCCCTAGCAGCGTGTCCCCCCCGATTCCAGATTGTCTCTCAGAAATGCCGGACTCCACGCAAGTTAGTTTAAGCGAGGACGATCTTACCGGTCTGTTAATTGCTACCGCGAGCTGGGATGAGAATCAGTTGGATCTCTTAGACTCCCTTCttgacaccctttaa
- the Rint1 gene encoding RAD50 interactor 1 isoform X2: MIDTKKKIIQKFNAELGSDLKGLEKIYDFHQCLTIQKNEIEKSLSMASSEAPSKVKVVIENVERISIEFQQLEESSIEFRDDIQKAILGNDKSLEMQKVINVISYLDKSLAYLNLIKYVEKISAEVQASLAAGDDEATISLYTNLTDISYQLQSSTCHHLVNYVKETLHFWHSLIKDKLSKEESTKPVVTSALLTDFTPVCLPISLMVRPLRQRFIYHFIGAKLTNRQDKPEWFFTQILTWIKDHVQWVQKNVQPVANSIGFNHVNMKVEFMRALVQLAVEKLHSELSVVQYDDALFAHLVDEALGFERELRETLFYPATQPATVFILTQAHIFVKWINMEKKYATEKMDAILSSNTAWEKLSSSDSDDIKVTECADAFLTLLTTISDRYKHLPQPGHRLQFLELQLELIDDWRIRLLQLLHENYENPLTSLMPCILNTLHYVATVLEEWGVTVHFLQLYFFKKQFEAVETATLKGSDMTNNVGEVEGSVFDEAVALLRRLEKELINEISDSVALDVKARSRPYRTDKWFAMQSAKEVVSLSVTPSGYSMFQELATQLNLLYNTLASPLFHQAWKNLAAHFDQFLLEEVVLVNHFNTGGAEQLQYDVVRNLFPLFGLYISKPESFFPLIKEACILLNILLGSVMLLLEALNSDDDIIGKEILADIGVHKMPPDLVLKVIRTRTDITYV; encoded by the exons ATGATAGACACGAAGAAAAAAATCATTCAGAAATTTAATGCTGAATTAGGTTCGGATTTAAAAGgacttgaaaaaatatatgaCTTTCACCAATGTCTGACTATACAGAAGAATGAAATCGAAAAATCG TTGTCGATGGCATCGAGCGAAGCTCCATCGAAAGTGAAGGTGGTGATAGAAAATGTAGAAAGAATAAGCATCGAATTCCAACAGTTAGAAGAATCTTCGATAGAATTCAGAGATGACATACAAAAAGCAATTCTTGGAAATGATAAAAGCCTGGAGATGCAAAAAGTTATTAACGTTATAAGTTACTTGGACAAATCTTTGGCATACCTGAATTTGATAAAATACGTCGAGAAGATTAG CGCCGAAGTGCAAGCGTCTTTAGCAGCTGGTGACGACGAAGCGACTATTTCATTATACACAAATCTTACAGATATTAGTTATCAATTACAATCGTCCACTTGTCACCACCTCGTGAATTACGTAAAAGAAACACTACACTTTTGGCACAGCCTCATAAAGGATAAATTGTCCAA AGAAGAATCTACAAAACCAGTGGTAACGTCGGCGCTACTAACAGATTTCACGCCTGTGTGTTTACCAATTTCATTGATGGTGCGGCCACTCAGGCAAAGATTTATATATCACTTCATAGGCGCTAAGTTAACGAATCGGCAAGATAAGCCAGAGTGGTTTTTTACGCAGATATTAACATGGATCAAAGATCATGTTCAATGGGTACAAAAGAATGTTCAACCAGTCGCTAATTCGATAGGTTTCAATCATGTGAATATGAag GTAGAATTTATGCGAGCTCTGGTGCAATTAGCGGTTGAAAAACTGCATTCTGAATTATCAGTAGTGCAGTACGACGATGCTTTATTTGCCCATTTGGTAGACGAAGCTCTGGGTTTTGAAAGAGAATTGAGGGAAACGTTGTTTTATCCTGCGACACAACCAGCCACTGTTTTTATTCTTACGCAAGCACATATTTTTGTGAAGTGGATTAATATGGAAAAGAAGT ATGCTACTGAAAAGATGGATGCCATTTTGAGTTCTAATACCGCTTGGGAGAAGTTATCGAGTTCTGATTCTGACGATATAAAAGTAACCGAGTGTGCAGACGCGTTTCTCACCCTTCTTACAACGATCTCTGATAGGTACAAGCATCTACCTCAACCAGGGCACag GTTACAATTCCTGGAGTTGCAGTTAGAGCTAATTGACGATTGGAGGATAAGACTGCTTCAATTGTTACATGAAAATTACGAAAATCCTTTAACGTCTCTAATGCCGTGTATTCTGAATACGTTACATTACGTCGCAACTGTTCTGGAAGAATGGGGCGTAACAGTA CATTTCCTGCAActgtattttttcaaaaaacaaTTCGAAGCAGTTGAAACTGCTACGCTAAAAGGAAGCGACATGACCAACAACGTAGGCGAAGTAGAAGGTTCTGTGTTCGACGAagctgttgctcttttaaggaGACTAGAAAAggaattaataaatgaaataagcGATTCCGTAGCTTTAGATGTGAAGGCAAGGAGCAGGCCTTACAGGACAGACAA GTGGTTTGCGATGCAGTCTGCTAAAGAAGTAGTATCTTTGTCAGTCACTCCGAGTGGTTACTCTATGTTTCAAGAATTAGCGACACAACTCAACCTTCTATATAACACACTCGCTTCACCGCTATTTCATCAGGCCTGGAAAAATTTAGCGGCACATTTCGATCAA TTCCTTTTAGAAGAAGTTGTCCTAGTAAACCACTTTAACACAGGTGGAGCCGAACAATTACAATATGACGTTGTTAGAAATTTATTCCCATTATTTGGCTTATATATCAGTAAACCAGAATCATTTTTCCCGCT gATTAAAGAAGCgtgtattttattgaatatcTTGCTGGGTTCAGTAATGCTACTACTCGAGGCTCTGAATAGCGACGACGACATTATAGGAAAAGAGATACTAGCAGATATTGGTGTTCATAAAATGCCTCCTGACCTTGTCCTAAAAGTAATTAGAACGAGAACAGATATTACCTATGTGTAG
- the Rint1 gene encoding RAD50 interactor 1 isoform X1: MIDTKKKIIQKFNAELGSDLKGLEKIYDFHQCLTIQKNEIEKSLSMASSEAPSKVKVVIENVERISIEFQQLEESSIEFRDDIQKAILGNDKSLEMQKVINVISYLDKSLAYLNLIKYVEKISAEVQASLAAGDDEATISLYTNLTDISYQLQSSTCHHLVNYVKETLHFWHSLIKDKLSKEYNDILKALKWPFCGSNTNSVNTFTSETLTKFKIITEYLLHLQLPEESTKPVVTSALLTDFTPVCLPISLMVRPLRQRFIYHFIGAKLTNRQDKPEWFFTQILTWIKDHVQWVQKNVQPVANSIGFNHVNMKVEFMRALVQLAVEKLHSELSVVQYDDALFAHLVDEALGFERELRETLFYPATQPATVFILTQAHIFVKWINMEKKYATEKMDAILSSNTAWEKLSSSDSDDIKVTECADAFLTLLTTISDRYKHLPQPGHRLQFLELQLELIDDWRIRLLQLLHENYENPLTSLMPCILNTLHYVATVLEEWGVTVHFLQLYFFKKQFEAVETATLKGSDMTNNVGEVEGSVFDEAVALLRRLEKELINEISDSVALDVKARSRPYRTDKWFAMQSAKEVVSLSVTPSGYSMFQELATQLNLLYNTLASPLFHQAWKNLAAHFDQFLLEEVVLVNHFNTGGAEQLQYDVVRNLFPLFGLYISKPESFFPLIKEACILLNILLGSVMLLLEALNSDDDIIGKEILADIGVHKMPPDLVLKVIRTRTDITYV, encoded by the exons ATGATAGACACGAAGAAAAAAATCATTCAGAAATTTAATGCTGAATTAGGTTCGGATTTAAAAGgacttgaaaaaatatatgaCTTTCACCAATGTCTGACTATACAGAAGAATGAAATCGAAAAATCG TTGTCGATGGCATCGAGCGAAGCTCCATCGAAAGTGAAGGTGGTGATAGAAAATGTAGAAAGAATAAGCATCGAATTCCAACAGTTAGAAGAATCTTCGATAGAATTCAGAGATGACATACAAAAAGCAATTCTTGGAAATGATAAAAGCCTGGAGATGCAAAAAGTTATTAACGTTATAAGTTACTTGGACAAATCTTTGGCATACCTGAATTTGATAAAATACGTCGAGAAGATTAG CGCCGAAGTGCAAGCGTCTTTAGCAGCTGGTGACGACGAAGCGACTATTTCATTATACACAAATCTTACAGATATTAGTTATCAATTACAATCGTCCACTTGTCACCACCTCGTGAATTACGTAAAAGAAACACTACACTTTTGGCACAGCCTCATAAAGGATAAATTGTCCAA GGAATATAACGACATACTAAAGGCACTGAAGTGGCCCTTTTGTGGTAGTAACACAAACTCTGTGAATACCTTTACATCGGAAACATTgactaaatttaaaataattacagaatacTTATTGCATTTACAATTACC AGAAGAATCTACAAAACCAGTGGTAACGTCGGCGCTACTAACAGATTTCACGCCTGTGTGTTTACCAATTTCATTGATGGTGCGGCCACTCAGGCAAAGATTTATATATCACTTCATAGGCGCTAAGTTAACGAATCGGCAAGATAAGCCAGAGTGGTTTTTTACGCAGATATTAACATGGATCAAAGATCATGTTCAATGGGTACAAAAGAATGTTCAACCAGTCGCTAATTCGATAGGTTTCAATCATGTGAATATGAag GTAGAATTTATGCGAGCTCTGGTGCAATTAGCGGTTGAAAAACTGCATTCTGAATTATCAGTAGTGCAGTACGACGATGCTTTATTTGCCCATTTGGTAGACGAAGCTCTGGGTTTTGAAAGAGAATTGAGGGAAACGTTGTTTTATCCTGCGACACAACCAGCCACTGTTTTTATTCTTACGCAAGCACATATTTTTGTGAAGTGGATTAATATGGAAAAGAAGT ATGCTACTGAAAAGATGGATGCCATTTTGAGTTCTAATACCGCTTGGGAGAAGTTATCGAGTTCTGATTCTGACGATATAAAAGTAACCGAGTGTGCAGACGCGTTTCTCACCCTTCTTACAACGATCTCTGATAGGTACAAGCATCTACCTCAACCAGGGCACag GTTACAATTCCTGGAGTTGCAGTTAGAGCTAATTGACGATTGGAGGATAAGACTGCTTCAATTGTTACATGAAAATTACGAAAATCCTTTAACGTCTCTAATGCCGTGTATTCTGAATACGTTACATTACGTCGCAACTGTTCTGGAAGAATGGGGCGTAACAGTA CATTTCCTGCAActgtattttttcaaaaaacaaTTCGAAGCAGTTGAAACTGCTACGCTAAAAGGAAGCGACATGACCAACAACGTAGGCGAAGTAGAAGGTTCTGTGTTCGACGAagctgttgctcttttaaggaGACTAGAAAAggaattaataaatgaaataagcGATTCCGTAGCTTTAGATGTGAAGGCAAGGAGCAGGCCTTACAGGACAGACAA GTGGTTTGCGATGCAGTCTGCTAAAGAAGTAGTATCTTTGTCAGTCACTCCGAGTGGTTACTCTATGTTTCAAGAATTAGCGACACAACTCAACCTTCTATATAACACACTCGCTTCACCGCTATTTCATCAGGCCTGGAAAAATTTAGCGGCACATTTCGATCAA TTCCTTTTAGAAGAAGTTGTCCTAGTAAACCACTTTAACACAGGTGGAGCCGAACAATTACAATATGACGTTGTTAGAAATTTATTCCCATTATTTGGCTTATATATCAGTAAACCAGAATCATTTTTCCCGCT gATTAAAGAAGCgtgtattttattgaatatcTTGCTGGGTTCAGTAATGCTACTACTCGAGGCTCTGAATAGCGACGACGACATTATAGGAAAAGAGATACTAGCAGATATTGGTGTTCATAAAATGCCTCCTGACCTTGTCCTAAAAGTAATTAGAACGAGAACAGATATTACCTATGTGTAG